The sequence CTTGACATTTGCAATATCTAATAGTTGCATTTGGTTATGATTATAAGAGTAACGATTACAAGTTACTACTTTCTTCGGACAGTTTATTCGAAGTCTGTTTGTTAGGATCAAATTCATGGAAAAGAATTGAAATTGTACCTTATGAGTTGCGTATGTGCAGCATGGAATCCGGGGTGCTTGTTAATGGAGATCTTCATTGGTTGGCTGAAAGGCCGCAAGACTCTTCCTATGTTTTAGTCTCTTTAGATATTACCAAAGAGACTTTCAAAGAGTTGGAACTACCAGAAACTTTAGAGAACAACGTTTTGCTTATTAATTTGGGACTGTTGAAAGGGTTCCTTTGTTTGCTTGAACAATCCGATAGTCGTGTAAAAATATGGGTACTGCAGAATTATGGAGTTCGAGAATTTTGGACTCAACGTTATGTTGTGAAGGATGAATATGGCATTGTATACAGGCTTATATTGTCTTTTAAGGGTGGTGATATTCTATTTGGAAATGAGTTTGGTCTACTTCTATAAGACCCTGAATGTGAAAGGGTTAAAGAGCTAAATATATCTAGTTTGACAAGTTTGTACCAAGATGAGCTTTATTTTAAAAGATGAGTTTCACTCAAGTCGAATACTTATGTGGTGGAGGAAGATCAAATAGAGGAATGtaataagaaaaagaataagagtaataagaagaataataagaagaagcTGAGGAAGAGAGCATGAGAATATGTTATATATCATcccttataatttatttttctgaTGCATTTTCTATGTTTTGTGGTAGCTAAAATGACATATTTGCTTTTGTACAAATTAAAGTTGGTTTTACATGCTTTAGCTGACTTCCTGCAGCCTGAAAGCATTGTAGGCAATGAGGACGTATCCTTGTTCCTATTCAAGAAATACTTCAATTTATGCCGGTGTTGAAAAATCCACTATTTGTTCATGCAAATACAAGGAATGGTTGTTATAATGTGAATTTTGAGGATTCATATATAACAGTGATGAGAACAAGAGAGAGGTTTAAGTGTTTTGATGCAAAGAGAGTTCAATGGTAAAGaagtgtgaaaaagcgggggtctaacaacaccacccaatatttcgcttagcaatctgtatggacaaactccaatataccttttatgagaattaactagacagttagactcaatcaataaaaaggtatatcaaagagtttattctcaatctctcgatttaatctttactcaagaaaatggaaatttgcgagtctttatcaaagagagataacttggactgtaccaaagaccaatgtccaaggatcaatcaatatcaatcaacaaccaaaggtcggatttccaattgatgatctttaacgcacaacctgtattatttcaattataaagataaacaatataatgcggaaaatgaaataacacagacaccagaaattttgttaacgagtaaaccgcaaatgcagaaaaaccccgggacctagtccagattgaatacacactgtatttagccgctacagacactagcctactccaagctaacttcggaatggactatagttgaaccccaatcagtctcacaccgatccaaggtacagttgtactcttacgcctatgatcccagcatgatactatgcacttgattcccttagttgatctcacccacaaccaagagttgctgcaacccaaaatcacagacttgataataaacagatctgtctcatacagaaaagtatatcaaatgataaatttgtctcccacagataaaccctaggttttgttcgtcttttgatataaaatcaaggtgaacaggaaccaattgataatccggtcttatattcccgaagaacagcctagattaatcaatcacctctctacaatccttcctgactacacaggcggtttgtcgaggaatcacaaacagtaagacgaagatgtttgtgacttctttatcttgcctatcggagaactctcacgatctcaagtcaatcaatcgattgtactcatacgatagaagatgcaagatcagatcacacaactacgataaaagtagtatcggtctggcttcacaatcccaatgaagtctttaagtcgttaatctggttttagagaagaaaaccaaaggttaaaggagaatcgactctagcgagcgcactagtatcacacagacgtgtgggggattagttttgcacaatgctagatgtatcctttatatagccttcaaattagggttttgccttagttacaaagcattccttattcaccgttagatgaaaacctgatttagattcaagctaatatttctcaaccgttagatcgaaaaacctagcttgtcacacacattttggtaaacgtttactgggttcgtgaaaaccatacccaaacgtgtacgtgtatgttggttcaacatagtaacccaaaaaggtcaaccatatgagcatttcatattaaccttgttcttcttcaccataactagttcaattgactcaaatgaactagttaaagagttgttcaattgctatgagatcttatgtaactacacaagacaaaattgaaacaaagatgattcgattcgattgaattgtctcttgaacattatagccacggtttgcataaagcattccttagtaatttaatgtttcatgttcagagcacatctttatatcataacctcttaagttcacaaacaagtttgtagacttaagttaatcggttgagttttccaaactcagcagaaattctcggaaagagaacttccgccagttcgcggactgagttcgcggacttagcacacaaacgagttttggaaaattcagcagaaattctcggtcgagaacttccgacagttcgcggactgagtctgtggactgggttcgcggacttggcaagacaattctactatcctcccgatttctcttgatcaacaaagttcgaaaacttcggttcaaggaatacatggttatgtaatctaaactctcatttcaatcattgagacattctcagaggacgctatgtagccgttattcacatactgattcacgtcagagcaattctcaaagtgattgaaacttttcatgactttcgtcactaggtgaagataaacttgatcaaagcgaaacgctttaccaacacacggttTTGatataaaagataagcattgaatgctcagctcgaaatgtcaaatgtgtatgatctagtctatatagcatacgacttttgtctcataagaagtaggagatagaagagatagacttttgagtgataaataagttcaagtctccacatatctttttgttgatgaagttccacggtttcttgtatagATATtcatcattgtatgatgaatcgccatgaagtccttgagctcaactacacttttctatcctagtccgagacttagctatgtaggctagaaatcaagactcagagttttgatcactatcattgacaaacatgcttgagataacaatgcatgcgatatcgaccgagctatgctctaacaatctccccttttgtcaattttagtgacaaaactattaatacatatggaatacaaaaagataaactttagtggctcctattccatagtctaatcttcaacgttccctgaatcttcatccttccaagtactccagtgatcccaaaggttgtaagtttagcatcaccgttgttaaagatccgtagctataacaatgagagaaatcgagattctcgatcattattataaagtgtcatagtattattacgtaatatcaaagtccaattatatcacgactttaacaataatactacggtgatatgtatcactcccccttagtcaatactccatctcgatcatggaaaccgctcccccttacacaatgatccgaaaatcatatgtatttgtagtgtgaactataatatttctccccctttttgtcaataaaattggcaaaggtacaagaatgggatcataatgaaatttcaacaagagatatttcatgaccaaaagaaaaatacataccaacttaatttagatgcaatctaatagccgaagctaaaaacattcatcaaggagttttaagatacaagataaccctataaaattccacagccgcactccccgcaagatattaccattaagcacaagttcaaaagaactctcccccatttgatgtaattcccgaaagaacaacaagagcgaccttaatttcgaaagaaaagaaggatttttttaattagacaccaaaaaccataggatgattttctatatccaaagctcaagcaaattaatcacaagtaaacccatgattaattcaattgaaaacgcaactaaatcaaaccacaaaagtgatcaatttaattgaaagtgctcaacataagtaaacttatggagctacgactaaggtaatcatacggagatgactaagttaatcattcacatactcaatataaggaaaaccttacggaatatacgactacttTAACCAATAAagcatgatagtgtagcctttcatatacgcaacacaagaacttgtggaatgtatgaaaactcaactagattaattacaagagaacctataattaatctaattggaataaaaataaccaaactaatcacctaagtaatcaatttaattattttaggctcaacataaaagaacttatggaaccccgactaagttcatcatagaatatgataaccttaaccgtacatgtactcgacataagaaagaaaacttatagagtacgaactaaataaccaaactggttgattaatttagttcctaatgctcgacatatagcatcttatggaacaaccaacaagccaataagaataatcgacttagttgtatcgtgctcaacataaaacgctcaatggagccttcacggtaaaacataacaagatggatcaatgaagatcaataccgtggataacatacaaggatctattctaatagactttatccttgtcaaacaaaagatatcatcctattttccatcaaatacatgattgcataggcataacttttataATTGTCAAAAAGTCCATgcgttctttcatcaatacgaatacaaattcacgaacgactttacttttgaccgcaatatgggaccttcaagttcacggacgtaaacaatacatatcccatagacaaattgcaatatcacaaaatcataaagatcaatattgcaataacatcatcctccaaatatttttagaatttaatatcaataaacctaaaaaataacataagaagatgaaaacaaaaatagttatgtgtagtcacagtcatcgctattcaaagcactagttattcttccaactaatccaaaaagaagacttactagttATCAATAATCTCTTTTAAAACTTCTTTAGAGAACTCTTTCTCGTTATTGAAGAATCCATTGACAAtgggatcattcaactcctccaaataTTTTGAAAACATTGTCAGCTTACTAAGTTCTTTTTCCAGTTTTCGTACAGTGTTTGTAgattgagacaacattcgttcatagtgaattatatCTTCTAAGGATACAGAGATCCGAGATTTTAAgctgtttcttttgctgatgaattcttttaccaggttcctgaagttTACATCACTTTGATAAGATGAAAAGAACCAGTTTGAGGAAGGATTTTTACCAATAAAAGTAGCCTTCACTTTCTTAAACTTTGTGGAAGGGATCCCAGTACACCGACGTATGTTAGCTGCTAGGGTTGCATTCTtgcttgtgctgcatctagtaacGGGTGCCATGGAACAGAAGCTTTTGAGATACATCGTCCGTGAAAAACTGAAATCCTGGACAAGCAAaagcttttgtatttttagagatttatataggtaaaaactaaaataaccaaaaatacacttcttgagccaaaagacgcaaatccccattttctcaagatAAACATGGGGACGCGGACGTCTAGGGTTAGGAAGACATGATGGGATCAAAAAGATCCCCTTGCTTATCCCATAGTGACTTTCAAAGGTAAGGCACATGTgcagagattcttcttcttttgttccctgAAGAACTTGTCACGTAGGATCTGCGATAATGAGTAGGCCGAAAAGCTAAAAGGCATTCCATAGGAACAATCGTTTCCTTAAGTTCAAATTTTTCAACACGTGAGTGTCCTTGAGAAATGAGCCTGAGATTATTTCTGAAGGTGTTTAAACAATCTCCCTCATTCCTGGATACCCATTTAGACCCTTCATTATAGACATCGGACTTGCATGATATAAGGTTCCACACGACttgtctatgaagttgatctaactcatcattCATTGATTTTTTCCAAGAGAAGTTGCTCAGAGTTACATCAATGTTTCCTGGTTCTAAATGGGACGAATAGCAACCAGTTGAAAGAAGTCTTTATGTCTTGTTTGTAGAGTCTTTTTCACGTTTGGAGACGATAGAAGATACACACACGAAGGAATCGCCTAACACATGTACAAAAGGCCCACAACGCCTGTCACTACACCATTGAAGAGAGGAAGTAGGACAACAAGTAAGACTGCCTATACCATCGGTACTTTTCTGAACATAATTCCCTGATAGTATTACGTCCCTTTTGAGTAACATAAGGTTGCACAGTATTCTTACAAGGAATACTTGCAGCCTTCAGACTCTTTAAAGACGACGTACAGGGTCATCGAGGATGATCGGATGAGCATCCATAAAAGCAAGACCCTTGGCATTTTCCTAaatggttcctagtcacatcaaTTTTCTCAACAAATGATCGTTGAACATTATCTGAAAGATGACAATTCTTTAGAAAGGAACACTAGATTTTCTCAGATTCAACGAGAGATTTTTATTGGATATCAAATCCGTAAGAGTTGCAATTTCTGCGACAAGACCAGAACagatccggatttgttcttccaatctcttttgaagaTTAACCAGTTTATCAAACCTTTTCCTATGGTtattttttaaacctggtgaggcgtcaattgagactttacagtccatatagtcagatcgccacaaacacatacttttgaggtctttatcgtgtttgcctgctc comes from Papaver somniferum cultivar HN1 chromosome 7, ASM357369v1, whole genome shotgun sequence and encodes:
- the LOC113294290 gene encoding F-box protein CPR1-like — encoded protein: MRDSMESGVLVNGDLHWLAERPQDSSYVLVSLDITKETFKELELPETLENNVLLINLGLLKGFLCLLEQSDSRVKIWVLQNYGVREFWTQRYVVKDEYGIVYRLILSFKGGDILFGNEFGLLL